TGCACCAGCGTTTTCTGTTTGGAACTTCGTAATCCATGCACTATCTTTCAGTGTCACCGCAACATATTTTTTGCCATCTTTCACTGTTAATCTCGCTGGATTTAGAACATATTGATTCATCATTGAAATCTCATCAGTTTTATCTTTTAACACTTTAAAAGCAATATCGTACTGACCGTCTTTTAAATTTTTCGGATCAACTGTTACGTGTCCATTTTGGTTATTATTTCCGTCTTGATTGTTACTTCCGCCTTGATTATTGTTTCCATCTTGGTTATCGTTTCCGCCTGGAATGTTGTTTCCATCTTGATTACCTAAAGCTTTAATACTACCTTTATCAAATGCAAATTGAATATCGTAGACATGATGATAGTTCATTGCATCGATATCTACTTTCACTTTTGCATTTAGCTTTTTCGATAAATCATCTACTTCCACTTCTACTACTCTTGTATCTTGCTCTTTACTTGTACCTAATACCTTTGCATCGACGAACGCGCCATTCTTTTCAAACTCAAATTTTGTAATCCATGAGCTATTCGTTAATGTGAATGATACATACTTCTTACCATCTTTCACTTTTAATACGCCCGGACTCTTCGTATATGTGTTCATCATTGAAATTTCTTCGGTTTTATCTTTTAACACTTTAAAACCGATACTGTATTCACCGTCTTTAAGAGCATTTGGATCAATTGTTGTATTGTCTTGGTTGTTGTTTCCGCCCTGGTTGTTGTTTCCGCCTTGGTTGTTGTTTCCACCTTGGTTGTCGTTTCCGCCTTGGTTATCGTTTCCGCCTTGGTTATCTAAAGGTTGGATGCTGTCTTTATCAAATGCAAATTGAATATCGTAAGAATGATGGTAATTCATTGAATCGATATCTACTTTCACTTTTGCATTTAATTTCTTAGATAAATCATCTACTTCCACTTCCACTACACGTGTATCAGCTTGCTTATTCTCACTTAGTACATTTGCATCAACAAATGAATTATTCTTTTCAAATTCAAACTTTGTAATCCAAGCACTATTCGTTAACGTAAATGATACATACTTCTTACCATCTTTTACTTTTAACACACCTGGACTTTTTGTATATGTGTTCATCATTGAAATTTCATCTGTTTGATCTTTTAATGTTTTAAAATTGATGCTGTATTCGCCATCTTTAATTGTTTCAGCATCTGGTTGTTTCTCGCCTTCTGGTTTCTTATCTCCGTCTGGTTGTTTTTCGCCTTCTGGTTTCTTATCTCCGTCTGGTTGTTTTTCTTCACCTTTAATTGTTTCAAGTTTGTCTTGTTCAAATACAAGTTGTACGTCATGCGTTTGCTTGTAATTTCTTGATGCCATCTCAATAAATACTTTTGTATTTAGTTTTTTTGATAAATCATCTACATCAAATTCTACTACTCTTGTATCGTTTTCTTTATCTTCACTCACTACTTTTGCATCAACAAATGCACCATCTTTTTCCGTTTGGAAATTTTTAATTAATGAGCTACTTTTTAGTGTTACAATCGCTTTTTTCTTACCATTTTCTACTTTCAATACTCCTGGATTTACCATGTAAGTATTCATTTTAGATTCTTCATCTGTTTTATCTTTTAACACTTTAAATGGAATGCTGTACGCACCATCTTTAATTGTGTTAGAATTTGGTTGTTGATCTGAGTCAGGCTTTTGGTCGGGCTTCTGACTTGGATCCGGATTTTCATTTGGATCTGGCTTATTAGCTGGGTCCTCTTTTTCATTTGGTTTTTCTACATGAATTGGTGTAATGCTATTTTGATCGAATGAAATACGAATATCATAGTAATGATGATAATTAAAAGCATCAATATCAACTTTTACTTTTGCATTTAATATTTTTTCTAAATCTTCTACATCAAATTCTACTACTCTTGTATCGCTTTCTTTATCTTCACTCACTACATTTACATCAACGAATTGGCTACCTTTTTCTGTTTCAAACTTCGTAATCCATGAACTATGTGTTAACGTAAAGGATACTTTCTTTTTCCCATCCTTCACTTTCAAAGTCCCCGGGCTTACAGAATATTGATTCATCATTGATTCTTCATCTGATGTATCTTTCAAAACTTTGAAACCAATTGAATATTCACCGTCAGCTAAAGTTGTAGCTGCTTGAACTGCAAGTGGTTGTAGCGTTGATACGAATGTAAAAATCGTTAGAAACATTGCAACAACAATCTTAAGATACCTGTTCAATGGAATGACTCTCCTTTTTAAAATTTATTTACTGAACTTCACTTTACGAACTAAGAAAATACCTGAGATTAAAACTAACGCTGCAAATAATCCGATACGTGCTTCGTCGCCTGTTTTTGGGTTATCTGTTTTTTCAGCCTTGCCACTCTCATTTGTTCCTTTATTTGCGTCTTTGTTTGTTTCTTTACTCTCTTCTTTCTTTTGCTCTTCTTTTACTTGTCCATCTTTTTTAGTTTGGCCATCAGTTTTCGTTACACCAGCTGCTTCGTTATCGCGACCTACAGCTTTTACATTTGCATCAAATGCAAAGCGAACTGTGTAATGATGGTCGTAGTTTGCACTTGGTACAACAACATGAATTTTTACTCCTAACGGTGTAGATAAATCATCAACTTTAAATTCAACCGTTCTTTTATCTGCTGCTTCGTCTTTGCTAATTACTTTTGAATCAACGAAATTACCATTCTCTGGTGCTTTAAATTCTGTAATCCAAGCACTATGATTCATTGGAACTTGTACTCTCATCTCACCATTTTTTACAATTAACTTAGCTGGTTTCTCAAAATAATCATTTGCCATTGAAGCTGAATCATCTTCCGCCTTTTTGATAACGTAGTTAATATCGTAAGTACCGTCAGCTAATTTTGCTGAAGCTTGTCCAGATGGCATTACGAGAAAAGCTAGCATACATACTAACGTTATAATAAATGCGGGTAATACTGAAAACTTTCTCATTTTGCTTACTTCCTCCTTGTTTATCCTTCGTTTTATATTTCGAAAATGATAATTATTCTCAATTTATAAGAAAAAAAATAATCTCTTCTACCTTTATTTAATTGTCATTACTTTATGTAATATAAGTATTATTGATTATCATTCTCAATAGAGGTCAAAAAATATAATATCCCTCAATCTTCCCTATAAAAAACACTCTAAAATACTTTAATCAATTCACTGATTATCATTCTCAACAGACTACAAAAAAAATAAACTACCTATTCTATTGTTCTATCACCTCTTCTTCCAAAAATGATATAGTCATAGAAAACCTCTTCCCTTGCTCCCGTCACTTCCCTTCTAACATTTCCACAACTAAGTCAATCTTAGCCTACTCATATTTTTTTTGTCAACTATATTACGTATAAAATTTTTAATATCTAAATTTCCCTATATATAATTTTCCCTACAAAAAAGAGACCTTCTTTCACAGAAAGTCTCTTTTCTCTATTTTTCTACAGCAATTTCTTGCTTTTGAAACTTAGAAACTATATAACCAATTCCTATACCGATCATACCTGGAACTAACCAGCCAATCCCTACACTATATAGTGGAATCTTATCTAGAATAGGTGCTAATGCTGCAATTTGCAGATTCGCATTGTGCAATCCATCAAAGAAGCTAATTGCGAACGCTCCTATAATACCGCCTACATACATTGCTAATGGAAGACGAACATAGTTTTCAACGAGTGACAATACAATAAGTACGATCCCAATTGGATAAATTGCGATTAAGATTGGTAATGCTAATGCGTTTAACTGAGTTAAACCAAGATTTGCTACCATAAATGCTAATACACAGAAAATGAAAACAACTTTTTGATATGAAAGCTTCGGTAATAAGGAAGAAAAGTATTCTCCACAAGCAGCAACAATACCTACAGAAGTTGTTAAACACGCTGCTGTAATTGCGATACCTAGTAATAATGTTCCGTAGCTACCAAATAAATGATTCACGACGTTTGTTAAAATAATTCCTCCATTTGCTCCCATTCCAAGTGAAACACTAGAAGCTCCAAGGTAAGCAAGTGCTAAATAAACTAATAGTAAACCAAGTGCTGCAATAAATCCTGCAAAGATTGTTACTTTCGCAATACTGTTCTTATTTGTAATGCCTTTTGCTTTTAAAGCATTGATCACAACATTTCCGAAAACAAGTGCTGCAAGTCCATCTAAAGTTAAATATCCATCAATAAAACCTTTAAAGAGTGGAGCACTATACGCTTCTGTCGGTGCACCAAACTCTCCAATTGGTGTCATAATTGCTTTCGCTACAATAATTGCAATGACCGCTAATAAAATTGGTGTTAACACTTTACCGATGCGTCCCACTAATTTCGAAGGGTTTAAAGATAAATAGAAAGTTACCGCAAAGAAAATAAATGTAAAGATAACAAGTGGATATGATTGACCAGCTACCTCACTTGGTAAAAACGGTGCAATGCTCATCTCATAAGCAACTGTTCCTGTACGTGGTACACTTACAAATACACCTAAACATAAATAAATTACTGTGATAAAAACTAGTGCGAATAAAGGATGTACACGTCCTGCTAGTTCATTAATATCCCCTTTTAGAGCTATAACAATTACCCCTAATAAAGGTAAACCAACGCCTGTTACGATAAAGCCAAATAACGCGATCCATACATCAGTTCCAGCACCTTGTCCTAACGCTGGTGGGAAAATCATATTACCTGCACCGAAAAATAGTGCAAATAACATTAAACTTATTGCGAACATCTCAGAAAACTTTAAAGATGATTTCATTTCTACTAACCTCCTAATTATTTAATTAACAAAATATTCTGAATTAAAATCCGTCACATATCCTCTTTCAAGCATACTTCCCCGTAAAAGAACGCAAAAAACACCCGTCCCTAACAAAGGGACGAGTGTTGAAATCGTGGTTCCACCCTTATTCTAATAAAATGAATTTATAACGAAATAAGCTCATTTTATAGCTCGTGTAAATTGATAACGGTTTTATCCGCCAAGAATTACAATGCATCATGCATGCAGTTCACTCTTGAAGTTTAGAGGTGGTAAGCTTGTCTTTTCGTATTAGGAAGCTCACAGCCTAAGGCTTCCCTCTCTGAGAATCGTAGAAAACAACTCATGTCCTCATCATTACTTTTATAAAATATCTTGTCGAAACTTGTTGTTTTTTATTATATGGGCTATTTTTTAAAAAATCAATAGTTTTATTTTTTCTGACAAAAAAATATAGGGAGAAAATTTTTCCTCCCTATAACTGTCCTATTAATAATTCTAATTCTTCAGCTGTAATGTCTCGCCACTTTCCTACTTCAAGATCACTTAGCTTTATATTCATAATACGTTCTCGCTTTAATTTTGTCACAGTGAATCCGAAAGCACGGCTCATTCTACGAATTTGTCTGTTCATCCCTTGCGTTAAAACGATGCGAAATGTTGATTGATCGACTCTCGTCACTTTACATGGCTTCGTCATTCCATCTTTAATCTTTACACCGCTGGACATCTCATCAATAAACCAATCAGTAAAAGGCTTATCGACCGTCACAACATATTCTTTCTCATGCTCATGATCTCCGTGTAAAATTTGATTCGCAATCGCACCATCGTTCGTTAATAAAATAAGTCCTTCTGATGCTCTATCTAATCGTCCAACAGGAAAAATTCGCTCTGGGTAATTGATATAATCAATAATATTATCTTCAATATGATCGGCTGCTGTACAAGTAATTCCGACTGGTTTATGAAAGGCGATATACACTTTTTCTTTCTCTTCTTTTGCAATAACCTGTCCATCAATCGTTACAACATCACCATCGCTCACGAGTGCACCGTGCGTACATATTTCACCGTTAATAGCCACGCGTCCCGCTTTAATGAGACGGTCTGTTTCGCGTCTTGAGCAGGATTTTGCTTCGCTTATGTATTGGTTGATTTTCATAGCTTATTCCTTTTCATATATATTAAAAGCGTCAATCTATGGCGATGTCATTATGCCACGATTGACGCTCCTTTACTTCGCAAAAACAACTAAATAAATAACCCCAATCACCAAAAATATTCCACAACAAGCTAACAATGCTTTTGCAAGTTTGTCCATAAACATATAATGGTTTCCCCTTTTGTTTGGTTGTTTGCTATTTTAATTCGACAACTGTTACGCCTAGGCCTCCCTCGCCCATGTCACCGTAGCGGTAGTTTTTCACGCCGCGATGTTTCTTCAAGTAATCTTGTACACCTTGGCGAAGTGCTCCTGTTCCTTTACCGTGAATAATTGATACGCGCGGATAGCTTGCAAGCTGTGCATCATCTAAATATTTTTCAACGCGCATCATTGCATCTTCATAACGTTCACCGCGAAGGTCAAGCTCTAACGACACGTGATAATCTCTACCCTTCACACTTGCGACTGCTTTTTTCTCTGTTTGCTTCGGTGTATTAATGTATTCCATATTGGATTCTTTCACTTTCATCTTCAGAATACCAATTTGTACGCTCCACTCTGTATCACTTACTTTTTCAAGTAATTGACCTTTTTGGCCGAACGTTAATACTTTTACTTCATCGCCTGCACGTAATTGTTGTTTTGGCGCTGTGTTTTTCACGTTCACTTTTTGTTTCTTCACAAGCTCTGGCACTGCGCCTTCTAGACGGCTCTTCGCTTCAATAAGCTCGTGATCTTTCACGTTTATAAGCTGCGCTTTACGCAATTGACGAAGTTCGTGAATAA
This genomic interval from Bacillus cereus contains the following:
- a CDS encoding NEAT domain-containing protein, with amino-acid sequence MNRYLKIVVAMFLTIFTFVSTLQPLAVQAATTLADGEYSIGFKVLKDTSDEESMMNQYSVSPGTLKVKDGKKKVSFTLTHSSWITKFETEKGSQFVDVNVVSEDKESDTRVVEFDVEDLEKILNAKVKVDIDAFNYHHYYDIRISFDQNSITPIHVEKPNEKEDPANKPDPNENPDPSQKPDQKPDSDQQPNSNTIKDGAYSIPFKVLKDKTDEESKMNTYMVNPGVLKVENGKKKAIVTLKSSSLIKNFQTEKDGAFVDAKVVSEDKENDTRVVEFDVDDLSKKLNTKVFIEMASRNYKQTHDVQLVFEQDKLETIKGEEKQPDGDKKPEGEKQPDGDKKPEGEKQPDAETIKDGEYSINFKTLKDQTDEISMMNTYTKSPGVLKVKDGKKYVSFTLTNSAWITKFEFEKNNSFVDANVLSENKQADTRVVEVEVDDLSKKLNAKVKVDIDSMNYHHSYDIQFAFDKDSIQPLDNQGGNDNQGGNDNQGGNNNQGGNNNQGGNNNQDNTTIDPNALKDGEYSIGFKVLKDKTEEISMMNTYTKSPGVLKVKDGKKYVSFTLTNSSWITKFEFEKNGAFVDAKVLGTSKEQDTRVVEVEVDDLSKKLNAKVKVDIDAMNYHHVYDIQFAFDKGSIKALGNQDGNNIPGGNDNQDGNNNQGGSNNQDGNNNQNGHVTVDPKNLKDGQYDIAFKVLKDKTDEISMMNQYVLNPARLTVKDGKKYVAVTLKDSAWITKFQTENAGAFVDAKVVSEDKAANTRVVEFEVADLFAKLNAKVKVDIDSMNYHHFYDVQIQFDTTKIGAIGTVKEEPKNEPKTPVTTPKVDNVKTVSTPDFNRNADDKKKKEDQKNDSKKEKNSKTADTAQLGLYMVLLLGSLALLVRKYRAGRL
- the isdC gene encoding heme uptake protein IsdC; translation: MRKFSVLPAFIITLVCMLAFLVMPSGQASAKLADGTYDINYVIKKAEDDSASMANDYFEKPAKLIVKNGEMRVQVPMNHSAWITEFKAPENGNFVDSKVISKDEAADKRTVEFKVDDLSTPLGVKIHVVVPSANYDHHYTVRFAFDANVKAVGRDNEAAGVTKTDGQTKKDGQVKEEQKKEESKETNKDANKGTNESGKAEKTDNPKTGDEARIGLFAALVLISGIFLVRKVKFSK
- the brnQ6 gene encoding branched-chain amino acid transport system II carrier protein BrnQ6, with the protein product MKSSLKFSEMFAISLMLFALFFGAGNMIFPPALGQGAGTDVWIALFGFIVTGVGLPLLGVIVIALKGDINELAGRVHPLFALVFITVIYLCLGVFVSVPRTGTVAYEMSIAPFLPSEVAGQSYPLVIFTFIFFAVTFYLSLNPSKLVGRIGKVLTPILLAVIAIIVAKAIMTPIGEFGAPTEAYSAPLFKGFIDGYLTLDGLAALVFGNVVINALKAKGITNKNSIAKVTIFAGFIAALGLLLVYLALAYLGASSVSLGMGANGGIILTNVVNHLFGSYGTLLLGIAITAACLTTSVGIVAACGEYFSSLLPKLSYQKVVFIFCVLAFMVANLGLTQLNALALPILIAIYPIGIVLIVLSLVENYVRLPLAMYVGGIIGAFAISFFDGLHNANLQIAALAPILDKIPLYSVGIGWLVPGMIGIGIGYIVSKFQKQEIAVEK
- a CDS encoding 23S rRNA pseudouridine(2604) synthase RluF; translated protein: MKINQYISEAKSCSRRETDRLIKAGRVAINGEICTHGALVSDGDVVTIDGQVIAKEEKEKVYIAFHKPVGITCTAADHIEDNIIDYINYPERIFPVGRLDRASEGLILLTNDGAIANQILHGDHEHEKEYVVTVDKPFTDWFIDEMSSGVKIKDGMTKPCKVTRVDQSTFRIVLTQGMNRQIRRMSRAFGFTVTKLKRERIMNIKLSDLEVGKWRDITAEELELLIGQL